Proteins from a genomic interval of Pecten maximus chromosome 13, xPecMax1.1, whole genome shotgun sequence:
- the LOC117340523 gene encoding vicilin-like seed storage protein At2g18540 — translation MTTREDARQRAKTRDNARRRETTREDARQREKTRDNGRRRETTREDARQRAKTRDNARRRETTREDARQRAKTRQRAKTRDNARRRETTREDTRQRAKTRDNARRRETTREDARQRAETRDNARRRETTRRRDNARRRETTREHPTKREDARQRAKTRDNARRRETTREDARRRETTREDARQREKTRDNARRRETTRRDTRQRAKTRDNARTPDKAGRRETTREDARQGAKTRQRAKTRDNARRRETTREDARQRAKTRDNARRRENARRRETTREDARQRANTRQSGKTRDNARRHETTREDARQRAKTRDNARQRAKTREDARQRANTRDNARRHETTREDARQRAETLYNSLIHYTTL, via the coding sequence ATGACAACGCGAGAAGACGCGAGACAACGCGCGAAGACGCGAGACAACGCGCGAAGACGCGAGACAACGCGCGAAGACGCGAGACAACGCGAGAAGACGCGAGACAACGGGCGAAGACGCGAGACAACGCGCGAAGACGCGAGACAACGCGCGAAGACGCGAGACAACGCGCGAAGACGCGAGACAACGCGCGAAGACGCGAGACAACGCGCGAAGACGCGACAACGCGCGAAGACGCGAGACAACGCGCGAAGACGCGAGACAACGCGCGAAGACACGAGACAACGCGCGAAGACACGAGACAACGCGCGAAGACGCGAGACAACGCGCGAAGACGCGAGACAACGCGCGGAGACACGAGACAACGCGCGAAGACGCGAGACAACGCGAAGACGCGACAACGCGCGAAGACGCGAGACAACGCGCGAACACCCGACAAAGCGGGAAGACGCGAGACAACGCGCGAAGACGCGAGACAACGCGAGAAGACGCGAGACAACGCGCGAAGACGCGAGAAGACGCGAGACAACGCGCGAAGACGCGAGACAACGCGAGAAGACACGAGACAACGCGCGAAGACGCGAGACAACGCGCCGAGACACGAGACAACGCGCGAAGACGCGAGACAACGCGCGAACACCCGACAAAGCGGGAAGACGCGAGACAACGCGAGAAGACGCGAGACAAGGCGCGAAGACGCGACAACGCGCGAAGACGCGAGACAACGCGCGAAGACGCGAGACAACGCGCGAAGACGCGAGACAACGCGCGAAGACACGAGACAACGCGCGAAGACGCGAGAACGCGCGAAGACGCGAGACAACGCGCGAAGACGCGAGACAACGCGCGAACACCCGACAAAGCGGGAAGACGCGAGACAACGCGAGAAGACACGAGACAACGCGCGAAGACGCGAGACAACGCGCGAAGACGCGAGACAACGCGAGACAACGCGCGAAGACGCGAGAAGACGCGAGACAACGCGCGAATACGCGAGACAACGCGAGAAGACACGAGACAACGCGCGAAGACGCGAGACAACGCGCCGAGACACTATACAACTCTCTAATACACTATACAACTCTCTAA